Proteins from a single region of Carassius gibelio isolate Cgi1373 ecotype wild population from Czech Republic chromosome A5, carGib1.2-hapl.c, whole genome shotgun sequence:
- the LOC127995898 gene encoding ras-like protein family member 10B — protein sequence MHWPAVCESREGGVPHRGRGGNRTVPPSFRIAVLGAQGVGKTAIVQRFLHDDYSEVVVSSKTRRVHISAAVLNGHVHDLQITDYPAISSFPVSSLQEWSDVCCRGIRSAHVYVLVYDICCFDSFEYVKTMRQQILETRVMGSGETPILIVGNKRDLQRGRVIPRHSVSDLVRKSWKCGYVECSAKFNWHILLLFGEALRSMGCARCKHVHATIRFQRALRRERCVLM from the exons ATGCACTGGCCAGCTGTTTGCGAGAGCAGGGAGGGTGGGGTGCCACACCGGGGGCGAGGCGGAAACAGGACAGTGCCCCCTTCGTTCCGGATCGCCGTGCTGGGAGCTCAGGGGGTGGGCAAGACAGCCATTGTGCAGCGCTTTCTTCATGATGACTACAGTGAggtggtggtgtccagtaagacACGGCGGGTGCATATTTCTGCCGCAGTGCTCAATGGTCATGTTCATGACCTTCAGATCACAGATTATCCAGCCATCAGCAGCTTTCCTGTCAGCTCTTTGCAG GAATGGTCAGATGTTTGCTGTCGAGGCATCCGGAGCGCTCATGTCTACGTTCTGGTTTATGACATCTGCTGTTTTGACAGCTTTGAGTATGTCAAGACCATGCGGCAGCAGATCTTAGAGACCAG GGTCATGGGCTCTGGAGAGACGCCCATTCTGATTGTCGGCAACAAACGTGATCTGCAGCGAGGTCGTGTCATACCCCGACACAGTGTATCTGACTTAGTCCGAAAGAGCTGGAAGTGTGGATATGTAGAGTGCTCTGCCAAGTTCAACTGGCACATTTTACTGTTGTTTGGAGAGGCTCTCCGCAGCATGGGTTGTGCCCGCTGCAAGCACGTCCATGCCACCATCCGTTTCCAGCGGGCACTCAGGAGAGAGCGATGCGTCCTAATGTGA